One part of the Paenibacillus silvisoli genome encodes these proteins:
- a CDS encoding VOC family protein, with amino-acid sequence MGRVIGFELSSQEPEKAAAFYASVFGWQVAEPHWDYWAVTTGSPEKPGIDGGIGKGPSDFPHGIRIQIEVDSIDDAIAKAKDNGAMVVRDKMEFDDFYLAFLVDPVGLGIGLIEKK; translated from the coding sequence ATGGGACGAGTGATTGGATTCGAGCTAAGCAGCCAAGAGCCGGAGAAAGCGGCGGCATTTTATGCGAGTGTGTTTGGATGGCAGGTTGCTGAACCGCACTGGGATTATTGGGCTGTCACAACCGGCTCGCCGGAGAAGCCGGGCATTGACGGCGGAATCGGCAAAGGTCCTTCCGATTTTCCGCACGGTATCCGAATCCAGATCGAAGTCGATTCGATTGACGACGCAATCGCGAAAGCGAAGGACAACGGAGCGATGGTCGTTCGGGACAAAATGGAATTCGACGATTTTTATCTCGCTTTTCTAGTTGATCCGGTTGGGCTTGG